TCTGCCATTGCATGTATGTACTTCTTTTGCTGATGACAAAAATGTGTGGACACTTGAGCACCAGTAAGTGAgccttcctcaaactgttcacacaaagaatGGTATATcatagcattacaatttccctttactggaaTTAAGAGTATcaaacctgctccagcatgataatgccaCTGTACACAAATcaagctccatgaagatatGGTTAGAGAAATTCAATGTGCAGCACTGAACAGCTTTAGGATAAACTGGAATCTGCCCCAGACCTTCTCTCCCAGCATAAGTGTGTGATTCtgttgtagctgaatgaacaaaaatcagctccaaaatctagtggaaatccttcctGAAATCTTGCACATGATGTTCAACAAGCTCATGTgaatgtgatgttcaggtgtccacaatACTTTTGGTCATACAGTGTACAACATTATAAAGATTATTCAGAGCAAGCATGAGATATTTCACTGCTGCAACACCTCATCTCTTTTGTGTTCATCTCTTTCTAGTTTCATGTACCCTGTTGGAGGGGGACTTGGACCACCACAAGGTAAGATGATTGTGTACAAGCTTTCTGATTTGACAGTGTGGTACAGCTACTTTCATGGAGCTCATAAAGAGAAGGATTATAGAATGTAGAAAACATCCACTTTGaaacaataatttattaacttcCATGATAAAGTAGCGTTATATCGGAGTTGTGGCTGTTATGTCACTGTCATGCGTGTAAAAGTATTCAGTACTCTGACTGTTGTATGATTCCTGACAGGAATGATGCCCatgcagcaacagcagcaacagcagggATTTCCCATGGTCCCGGTCATGCAGCCCAATATGCAAGGCATGATGGGAATGAATTTTGGAGCCCAGATGCCAGCTGGACCGATGCCCATGCAGGTTGTCCGACATTACTTTTTTCTAAAACACTTAGGTCCAACAATTTGGTTTTAGCTTCGatcatgtaaataaaatcatgatGTTCAGTGATTATATACATTTGTGGTAGTCATTATATATGTGTTGCCTTGGGAAAACTAATAACTAATTGTTGAAGCTTTGTAAATGGAGTTCTTTCCCATTCTTGATGATATTATAGACTGTAGATGATGGAATACCTAAATTCTTTGCAATTGTGCATTGAGGAACGTTGGACTATTTGCTCACGCATTTGTTCACATAGTGGTGAACTGCGCCCCATCCTGTTTGTGAATGACTGAGCCGTTTCAGGGATCCTCCTTTTTATACCGGGCTGCAAACCAATCAGGGTGCCCGTGCTGACCCCTGTGTACCGGCGAAAGcagcaacaatgggcacgtgagcatcagaactggaccccGGAGCGATGGAAGAAggaggcctggtctgatgaatcatgccatgttttcttttacatcatttggatggccaggtgcatgtgtatctcttacctggggaacacatggcaccaggatgctcTATGGGAAAAATTTAGGGATGACAGTCTCGCAATGATTTAATGGTGTAACATAGATTTAATGTTGTTGAACACCAGAGTTTAGTTGCTGTTTTCACCTGTTAAAGCTGCATAAAACAGCCATTCCCTCaccagtatctctctctctctctctgtctctctctctgtctaaatACAAcctgtttttttaaagtgtaaactcctcCTTCCTGAAATGGGAAACTTTGTTAAAACACCTTTGTACAACCAAGTCACagtctataaatgttaaataaatacatcaccaatacatacatacacaccttctgaccagtcagatttgAGCATTCAGCCAAGCTTTGATATTGCACGTTTATTGAAGGATTCTAATTCTTTCCCTGTTACATCTCTCTGCAGGGCGGCATGGCCATGGGGATGCAAGCACCAGGTATGCAGTTCATGGGTCAGCCACAGTTCATGGGAATGAGGCCCACGGGGCCACAGTACCCTGCCGACCTGCAGAAACAGATGGCTGAGGAGCACCAGTGAGTCTCGTCGCTGTCACACTGCACAGCTGGAAATGTGTTGCAAAGTTCCCCACTGATTGTAgttttgtttgaatgtgtgtttatacagaaaGCGCCTGGAGCAGCAGCAGCGCATGCTAGAGGAAGATCGGAAGAGGAGGCAGTTTGAAGAGCAGAAGCAGAAACTGCGTCTCCTGAGCAGTGTCAAACCCAAAGTGAGACGTGAAATCCTCATTGTTCTTTCTTCATTGAgaaaacatttacttaattATGACACTTCACATAAAATAAGCATGGCATTACAAATTGCTTTTGTCTGTACAGACTGGAGAGAAGAGTCGAGATGATGCACTGGAAGCCATAAAAGGGAATTTAGATGGCTTCAGCAGAGATGCAAAGATGCATCCCACTCCATCTTCTCAATCTAAGAAACCAGGTACAGTCCTGACCTGCTCTTAGAAACACAACCTCACCACATTTTCCCCTTCTCTGATTACATCAGTCTCTGAAGGGTTTGAGAGTGACGGTAGCGTTGGCGCTACATAACCTTTATTATGAGGCAAAGAGACACGTCTATGGGAGAAGTTAATGTCCGTCatactgtctgtgtgttttaagtGTGCATTTTCCCCCAATCCTACTGGATTTTCTGTTCTCATGATCTCCCTGTAGTGGATTCAACTCTTATTTTATATCCCCTACGAAATAgcctgtgtttattttctttttttctacttgaatttctctcacctgccttttATCttttggattattattatttttctatttaaatgtcACTAATTAAACTTCACATCTTACATATATGTAAGAAATAGCCTTATACCTGTCCCCTGTGACACTGTAGTTCATCTGTTAAACACACCATGTGTGCTGTGAGTTGTTTCACTATTTTGTTGATTGTTTTTGCAGACTCATCGCCATCTCACTCCTCTGTTCcaccacactcccactcccctgCTTTTgcagaggatgatgatgaatttAGTGACTTTATACAAGGCCCTGTTGAGGCCTGTTTTCccacttcctccctccctctgccctcctcttcctcaggtGTCAATAGGTCACCTTTAGAGGCAGGACCTGGGCAGCGGCCCTCTTCCAGCCCTCTCCCTTTTTCCCATGCTCCCTCTCTGACCacactcactgtccctcaccaCTCTTCTGTCATCTCCAGCTCCCAATCTACATTCCAAGGTAACTCCTGTctcattctttatttttattttctcatcaCTCATTCTCATTAGTGGCTTAAATGTGATTGCTGCTTTGGTTTTTGACCCCCAAGCTGTATTCGTAGGCAAGGTTAGGATGTGATTTGGACAGCATCTGACTCTGTAGGCATCTGATGCTCTTCTCCACTCGGTACTCTGACAGGCAAATCATCTTCTCACTGCTTGAGCTCACATTCACGACAGCTCTGTACGACTGCTCTTCCCGCACTACCTTTAAGGAAGTGTAGCTGGTTTGGTTATCATCTGTAATGAGCTAGTAAAATGTGCTAACGGAATGATTCTTGCTTACTTCATGGATAGATAATGTATACTTAAAATAAGTAGCAGTAGTCCTGACAATGTGAAGCTGTTTCTTATTATATTCTGAAGGCCATATTTAATCTATAATGTAATATTTCCAGATGCTCAGCTTGTAGAGTTCAGACTAAGTACAAAGCTTTTAAAACTACAAGTTACATATTCTGGTCTTTTTATACTACTGGATTGGTCAGTTAAGCTCAGAAGTAAATTGCAGAGAAAGGTAACAGTGATGAAGCTAGAGAAGACGCTTTCAGCTCCAATGGTAACTCCATCAGTTCCTTGCCTTGCTCTTTAGGCCCCTCTCTGGAGGAGAAGCTCTTCTCCTCGTGCGATCTAACAGCTGATAAAAAGGCTCAGGTTAACTTTAAGCCCTGCCAGACCATGTCAGAGCTGGCTCCCAAAGCTCAGGTATCAGTGCACTTCCAGAGTAGCACCAGAGCTCGCAACTGGGCCCATTACCCTGATGACCTCAGTGCTGCCTTCACTTTGGAGAAGACTCCTGAACCTCCAGCTGCCTCCCCAGCTCCCACAGCAGCAGACGCTCGGCCCGAACAGGCATCAAGTGCTAGTGGTGAGAGCAGAGCAGTTTGTGTACCTCACATTTATCCTTCAAACTTGTAGCTGGGTTCTCGGTCTTTCTCGATTTACTTAATCATACAGTGCTTCTGCAAATTATTTTGCAAGATGCATTTTTTAATGAGGAGCTTCTCCTATTGTTTACAATTACTCGGTGCATGcctgtgttttatttgattataaAACACCTTATATAACACCTTGACAAATTTCCTACTAACCGCATCCCAGTGTATAGGAGCAGAATTTCGgggtaaagaataaaacatgccTGAGTACTGTTAAATATATCCAACacaaagcagagttactgttactatCCAAAAAAGCATGccccaaatgttttatttcttttatactgCATATTGATCTTTTCAAAAGTGACAGCTGCACAAAACTGGAGACCTGCATTTTTAACCCCTTCATTATTAATCTAAGgttatgtgctctctctctctctctgccatgcATGTCTTTATGAATTAGCAGCTACTATGGAATTGATATAAAATGATCAATATAAACCTGTAATTTGTCTCCCAACATGCAAATTAATCAACAGTTTATGACCAAGTATATACAAGAACTCAAGAGCTCTGTGGTATAATTAGGATCGTTTGGAGATCTACAGGATTTAAAGACGTGCCAGAGTCTGTTTTAAAGAGAATTCGACATGTTCCAAAGACTATCaaaaaatatcaggaaattCTGTCTGAATGTCCTTGTTTTCCTAAGAATAAATAGACTTGTTCAGTGAAGCGTCCTAAGCTAATGACTGCTTTAAAGTATATGAAACAAACCCAGTTTTTCCTTCAGCACAGGGAGATTTTTCTCCCTCAAGTCAGCCGTGTTTAGAGAAGCCTGACATCTGCTCTGCTAGCAGTGTGGAGAGAAAGACATTGTCCCCGGAGAGCCACTGGACTTTTACTCTGCTCACACTCTGCTCTTTCTCTGCATTTCTGGCTTTCTCATGCTTGCCAACTTTTATAAGGATTGCACCTATCAACGATTTCTTGTCTTTTAACAAATGAACTAACATGACATGATTCTAGATGAATGAGAGAACTTTTTCCCACCTGCTGTAAATGACATGCCTGATTTCTAATCTTGATGAAGATCCTTTTGGAAGTCTGACAGCTGCTCGCAGAGAGAGTCTCGTTCTGCTGGGTCTGGGTCTGTGGGTCTTACTGAACAAATGGGGAATTGTAGCATCAGCTGGAACATCTGTGCTGAGCACAGCAGGAGACGTGGTACTCGGCATGCTTACTTTATGATTCTGCTTCCACATCTCACTGCGTCATTCTCTTACCACAAGCAGGTGTTGGTGTCTATCCTCAACAAGAAATGCAGTCCTTGTTGCCAGCCTGGCTCTACAATGACTCTCTCATTCCAGGTAATTAGAAACGGAGTCCATTTTTCTGTCCAAGTATTGCTTTTAAAAGTGCACACTTTCTGTTGTTCAGAACTTCTCTCTTAAATATTGTGTCTCTCTCATGTCTCAGAGATGTTCAAGAAGGTTCTGGAGTTTACAATGACCCCAGCAGGCATCGACACAGCCAAACTCTATCCCATACTGATGTCATCAGGTCTGCCCCGGGAGGCTCTGGGTCAGATCTGGGCCTCAGCCAATCGTACCACACCAGGCAAGCTGACCAAGGAGGAGCTGTACACTGTGCTGGCCTTGATTGGAGTAGCACAGGTAACACAGAGTTAATGAAAGCTTTACTGTTTTAAATTATGACAAACCTGACAGATTAACAAAGTCCGGAAAGCAGTTATTGTAGAAGTATGGTGGTTTGTTAGGTCAGACTCTCACTTAAAACTCTTTTATAATCAATAAACAAGgctctggttttttttttaagctggtGACTGATTTCACTTCCCAGCACATGTACCCATGCTCCCAGTGTCCCATCTCCGCTGTTATCACTGGGTTGCAGAAGTGCCAACATTTatggtttatttttcatttttgaccCTGTCTTTTGACATGCAAGGAAAACAAAGCTCCGCTAAAGCCAACACTTCAAGCCTAACATGAATAAAAGGATATAATGTGTGGATGCTgtcataattataaaataaacttgGGCAGACAAGttgttatatttgtttaatattttatgtcTACAAATATGCCAGTAAACTGATTTACTACAGTTGTAGACAGAAGATTAGTATGTGCACTGTAATAAGATTTACTGCACTTTGTACACGCACAAGCATTTCAGCAGAATGCAGTTCAGTATTATTTCATACACTACATGTTTTATCATTCACGCATATGCTAGGGTCCTGAGGTGAAATTCTCCATCTTTGACTTCTAGGGTTTTTTTGTTCACAGTCCTATGGTATTATTGTGCAGAAGCCTGAAAAACGGCCAGCTGCTTTCTCTCTATTTGATATTGATCCACCAACTGCTTGAATGTCTGAAAGTTAATAAAACTGATGAAGCTAGATCCGGTTAATTTAGTCATTTTTGCTTATCTTGTGTTCAGCTCACTTTCAGACGTCTTACCATGGTGtgcttttgcttttgtttgATAAAATGCACACAATGTACTAATGTGACTGACTTtccttttaatattattattttttgcttatagggtgtgtgtgtgtgtgtgtgtgtgtgtgtgtgtatgcgtgtgcatAGAAAGGCTGGGTAATAATTGCCTGATGAAAGCTTCCTTATCTCCTTGAGCCCAAACACAACAGCTGGCCTCTGGGGGTGGGCAGAGCTAGCATTAAAGTGTGGCTTGTTGGTGCTCACACAATAAGAATGTAAATTTTCATCTTTTCTCCCTGGATATCGGGGGGGGGGAATTTGGCTTCAATACATAATTTAGGAAAACCTCTTAGTCTGCTTCTGGTGATTAATTGTGCTGAGAGTTTAAGGAGGATTAATACTTTTTAATTCTGAACTTTTCTGGTCTTCTGCTCCAGAGTGGACTTCCAGTGATGAGTCTGGACATCCTGAGTCAGTTCCCTACTCCTCCAGTGCCCAATTTGCCTGCAATGGCCATGACTATGCCGGCTGTCCTGACGCACCAGCAGCCTATAATGCCCCCTGCTTCGCCTGCTGTCATGCCAATGGCCTCCAACTCACTGGCACAACCATCCAACAGCTTCATCGCCAACTTCCCACCTGTCCAGGTAACTCGCTTGAATAAGTGTGActgctgtggtgtaaggtgAACGTGTCAAATCAGAAGTAGCAGTTCTGTTACTGAAAACCACTTGCTTATGCAGGAGTCGTTCAGTTCCAGGACCCGAGCAGTTACTTATGGGCAAAGTCTGTAAACCTCCACTTGCCCAGTAGGTCACGTAGTTTAATCTGACTCTAGCAGTTTTCTTTCTTCAGAACCACTTGTCCAGTTTGAGACAAACATATATCTGATGCACTTTTATGTTGTTTTCCTCCAGGGAACCAAggtagatgatgatgatttccAGGACTTTCAGGAGGCTCCAAAAGCTGGAGatgattcattcactgattTTCAAGGAGAAACAGGAGGAACATTCCCCCCTGTAACCTCCTCTCAAAGCAGGTGAGAGGGGAACGCTGATCACAATGAGCATGTTCTACAGTCAGGAGACAAAAGTATCAGACACTTTTGTTTCTACAGAGCCATCTTtgcagctttttaaaaataataatattataaataataaatatatacatattaataattaataataattaataataataaaaatatttgtaaataatacaACTAAAAAGAGATTAATAATGTCAGTAATTACCTTTTCCAGTTTTAATTTTGTCCCATTCCTCTTGACTAATCATCTCCAATGCCCAAAGTTCAAGAATGTCTCTCTGACCTACCTGCATCTTAAAAGTCCTCCTTTAATTCTCAGAGGGAATTCAGAAGATGGGCTGGTGTTGGTtcatgtttaatcagttgagCTTAGCTTTCAGGTGACTCAGGTGTGCTCTGAGATTGGACAGCCCTGGGTTAGACCACACATGGGTCATTTGGGGTTATTGTCTTGTTGAAATGTCCATCTTCCCTCCAAATTCAGTTTCTTGTGTAATGACTTGACATTCCTCCCTAATCTGTtcaggtatatgatgtgtaatgagAAGCAGCTCCTTATCATGTTCTCATCTGTGCGTGGGTATGATGTTCAGATCGTAGGCACAACCCAAATCAGGTTATATGGTCCCAAATGAGTTCTGATTTGGAAATGCTTTTAGACGTGACTCTCTTTTAAAAGAGGAgttttgtgtgtggtttagAAACCGAGATCATTATGATGGTGTTGGTTGTTTATTATTCTCAGTGTAAGCTCTGTTCTTGCTAATTTCAGGTCATCCTACAactcctttcttctttctcacCTTCCTTATCATTGGCCTGAGAGCGTGTTGGGTTGTGAAATCATCTCGGTGATGAATCTGtccagtgatgatgatgatgatgcattaGACTTTTTTGACTACTGTCAAAACAACTTTACTGACAGGAACATTTAAAGGCTTTGCTACGGCTCTGTAAGATGTCCCCTACACGAAGcaccttcatcttcaccatGATTGCTGTGTCCCATGTCCTGTGTATTCATGCTTATAAGTACATAGTCACAAAGCCTGTGTAAATTTGAAGTGACTATATACACCGGGAGTCTATTAAATAACCAGAACAAAAGTGTCCGAAAGCGTATTTCTCCCTTATTCTGTTGATTCAGCGTTTTGAGTAAATCTGTATTCACTGCCATCCAGTCGTGTTGCGTCAGATGCTAATGCGAGTATGTTTCTGCTCAGTGAGTTTCTCCTGAGTGTCTTCAACATAGTGGCCACTTTGTGATCACTTGTAATAGTCCACCAGGAAGGCTAATTAAGCTTTGCTGTCTTTGTTAATGAGCCTGTTTCAATGAACAGCTGATAAAGCGCAAACTGCACACAAAGATCCTGTGTTTGTCAGGGACAAGACAATTATCACAGGTAGAGAAGGGAGGAGCGGGTAGAGCGACTTTTCTGTTTTCCAAGATTGCTGGCAACTCTGGAGTGCTTCAGTTGGACGGTTGTAgacaattttgtgtgtgtgtgtgtgtgtgtactttacagCATTCCAGCCATGCTGACTCCAGTCTCTAGCTCTTCAACCTCGTCTACCTCTGATAAGTATGCAGTGTTTAAACACCTGTCAGTGGAGCATCCTACAGAACCCACACCTCCTGTCTCAGGTACAGAACACAACAGCATatttgcagacacacacacacaccctctctgtACCTCCTTAGCCTCATTTGTACTTTGGGTTTCCACTCCGGCTAATGCCAGGCATCAGTCTTacctatttattgttttatccATGTTAAAGAATTCCTTAACAATTTACTGTGACAGAAATAAAGTGTGTTGTTCAAAAGTTTGCAAAAGTATATACAGGGTGTCCAAGTCTGTGTACATGGTGGAATTAACACTTttttactaaaatgtaaaattatattCAAAACTTACTGTACATCACTGCCATTTCTTTGTAAACTCAGAACTCGGTCTTTCCCTCTCATAATAAACTCATGTTAACACGTCAGATCCAGCCATGAGAATGATTTCAATACCCACTTCTTTTGTCAAAGGCAAATATATCATTTTGGAAGACATTTTGCAATTGCAGGGGAACAATTTCTCCTATGTATGGGGACTTTCAGGACATCCTGTATTGTATGTATACTTCATTATTATGCAGGCAGTCACAGTGCTCTTTTGTAATTTACTGAAGGCTTTCCTgtctttgatttgatttagatcATGGAGACAAATACAGTGTGTTCAGAGAGCTGGAGCAGCCATCAGACAGAAAACCAGTTGGTAAGCATTTTCCAGTCctacacagtgcatacacagTACATTAAGATTGTTATTATACACGCTATTATACGTTTCTGCAATGAAAAATTGATTTCAAATCAGTgtctgattttattatttacatctGCTAACTTTATGCAGTAGTTGCATATGACGTAGTTGTGTAGGAAAGGTTATGTTCATGTTAcacattttaatctgtttaaaataataGTGAGGTTGGATTAGAACAGATGCCAGACATTCTGAGGCAGGCAGACAACAACATTAGCATACACTTTCATCAGGTGTTCATGCAGAatgtacacaaaaaataaacaccacatTAAATGTCCCCTAACCCCTATGAATATGGAAAAACCAAACCACAAATAACTCTAAAAGgtaaaacactacactataacagtATATTTTATAAAGGAGTAACAATGAAGGCAAACATACAAAGAGGGTAGATCACCTTCAGTATGAGATGCAGTACAGGTACAGTATTTAGACAGCACTAAGATGATTAGCATTTATGAAACACAGTCGAATACATGCAGACATTTATTCATTGATGTCATAATGgtcagcaacagcagcagctcacTGATCTAATAAGTCCACCTTTTCTTGAGAGGGCTTCAAATTCTTTTGTCTTCAGAGAGAACTTTCAAAACCCCTAGAAAACACTTTGCTTTGGAACCATGAATACCGTCCATGTTTTCTTGCATTATAAAGATGCAAATTGTCAAAAGGCGATGCAGTTGAGTGAGACTGACCAGTACATGGTGTGGGATTTttaaccaatcaatcaatcgaCGATAAATCGAACGCTTTAACTAGACTCATGCGCTCCACACTGTCGTGGTGAAATAGACCCATTAAAAACATGTGGATGGAATTTATACAGATTGGCGAGCATGTAAACATAGAAACAGTTTTATATCAGTATTTCACTGTTTTTTATAAACGTTCTCGGACGTGTTTCCTTCTGTTAAAGCCGTCCTTGGCTTTCCACATAAAGTTACTCACGTTCATGCAGGTATAATATGTGTCCCTATCTTACTAGAACAGAATCCAATGGGAGCAACTCTGAGCGCTCCAGTAAGTTAACAGTGGTCTTGACCTGTTTTCCACAAAGCTGTACTCagcagggttttatttttttcctgcttcttttTCCTtcacactgagtgagtgtgctgttttgtagcttTGATGGAGCCACTCTGTCTCTGCACCCTCCTAACAATTTTGTTTTGATAGCTGTAAAATGGATGAAACTTGCCAATACACAGAAAAATGCAATTTTTCATGGTGAGAGCTGAATGTGGTGAGAGAAGCACCACACAAAGGAGAGTACATGCTTCTACAGAGAGCCTCATCTCTGTGAGGTATATCCTCCTAATGTCCTGAATCACCAGCTCCATGCATGTCATGTTTGCATTTCTAAGTGGTTTGAGGTGCTTCTGTTGTGTGGtgctcttttgtgtgtgtttttctttcccttttctccCTTTGAGTGACCCTCTGAGTGATTTTAAAATTCAGCTGGTGTGTCCGAAACTAAACGGATTTTTTCTTTCTAGGTTtgtgaaaattaaaaataaatcaggtcAATGGAGACTTGAATGCTGGCTCCATATTGTACTTCCCTAGTGCAGTAGCCTTTTAAAGGCACTATGAAATGCTGTGCCACCCTTTTTAAATGGTTTtgtcctttttcttctctcttcaggGGAAGGTTTTGCTGATTTCAAGTCCGTCGGTGCCGATGACGGCTTCACCGACTTTAAAACGGCCAACAGCACTTCTCCACTAGACCCCCCAGACCAGGCCAAGACATTCCAACCCGCTTCATTTCCACTTCCTTTCgcctcctctcactctctttcgcAATCTCAGACCCATCCAACTTCTCTGGCACAGCCTAAAAACCCTCTGAACATGTCAGACCTGGACCTCTTCTCCTCCATCGTTCCTCCTTCCACTGTCGACTCTAAAGCCACCTGTTTTTCcaattcctcctcctcttcctcaacGGTGCCCTCACTGCTCCTTCCTTCCACAGGCCCCAAGCCTGACGACTTTGGTGACTTTGCACTCTTtggctcctcctcctcctcatcttctgCCTCTGAGGCAGCCGCCTCAGCTCAGAGAGGATCCGGGGCAGGAGGAGCCGCGGTACAGGACGACTTTGCCGATTTCCTGTCGTTTGGCAACCCTGGGAAGCAGCCGAACGAGAGCGGCAAGGAGAGTGATGACTTTGCTGACTTTCAGTCGTCCAAATTCCAAGAAAAGAGCTTAGTAGACAAGATGGCTGCCTTCAAACAGGCCAAGGAGGACT
The window above is part of the Hemibagrus wyckioides isolate EC202008001 linkage group LG17, SWU_Hwy_1.0, whole genome shotgun sequence genome. Proteins encoded here:
- the synrg gene encoding synergin gamma isoform X10 codes for the protein MALRPGSGGGGSFMYPVGGGLGPPQGMMPMQQQQQQQGFPMVPVMQPNMQGMMGMNFGAQMPAGPMPMQGGMAMGMQAPGMQFMGQPQFMGMRPTGPQYPADLQKQMAEEHQKRLEQQQRMLEEDRKRRQFEEQKQKLRLLSSVKPKTGEKSRDDALEAIKGNLDGFSRDAKMHPTPSSQSKKPDSSPSHSSVPPHSHSPAFAEDDDEFSDFIQGPVEACFPTSSLPLPSSSSGVNRSPLEAGPGQRPSSSPLPFSHAPSLTTLTVPHHSSVISSSQSTFQGVGVYPQQEMQSLLPAWLYNDSLIPEMFKKVLEFTMTPAGIDTAKLYPILMSSGLPREALGQIWASANRTTPGKLTKEELYTVLALIGVAQSGLPVMSLDILSQFPTPPVPNLPAMAMTMPAVLTHQQPIMPPASPAVMPMASNSLAQPSNSFIANFPPVQGTKVDDDDFQDFQEAPKAGDDSFTDFQGETGGTFPPVTSSQSSIPAMLTPVSSSSTSSTSDKYAVFKHLSVEHPTEPTPPVSDHGDKYSVFRELEQPSDRKPVGEGFADFKSVGADDGFTDFKTANSTSPLDPPDQAKTFQPASFPLPFASSHSLSQSQTHPTSLAQPKNPLNMSDLDLFSSIVPPSTVDSKATCFSNSSSSSSTVPSLLLPSTGPKPDDFGDFALFGSSSSSSSASEAAASAQRGSGAGGAAVQDDFADFLSFGNPGKQPNESGKESDDFADFQSSKFQEKSLVDKMAAFKQAKEDSASVKSLDLPSIGGSSVGKDDSEDALSVQLDMKLSDVAGELKHGASDSSLDLPGLSSHQPPAAGFCSLSEVDELKFDPFGNPGLSSLTSYDWSDKDDPPSGQGTKAQVVPASGAPSSATLHKKETSFGSSENITHTTLEKVTTFPIEDTGFADFADFSSAQHPPREEEDDDFGDFASTVSEKSDAADAGLEAAHPEAPDDFGAFQADKPKFGKSDFLKASAQPKAKSSEEMIKNELATFDLSVQGSHKRSHSLGEKEICSTPAPEQQFRDRSNTLSEKPALPVIRDKYKDLTGEVEESERYAYEWQRCLESALQVIATANNTLNGISSSTVCTEVIQSAQGMEYLLGVVEVYRVARRVELGIKATAVCSEKLQELLKDISRVWNNLMGFMSLANLSPDESSLDFSSCILRHGIKNAKELACGVCLLNVDSRSKKKEENTFGRLFKKALTKDPGTKLTAFNSETDNFKLTYGGHQYHASCANFWINCVEPKPPGLILPDLL
- the synrg gene encoding synergin gamma isoform X2 gives rise to the protein MALRPGSGGGGSFMYPVGGGLGPPQGMMPMQQQQQQQGFPMVPVMQPNMQGMMGMNFGAQMPAGPMPMQGGMAMGMQAPGMQFMGQPQFMGMRPTGPQYPADLQKQMAEEHQKRLEQQQRMLEEDRKRRQFEEQKQKLRLLSSVKPKTGEKSRDDALEAIKGNLDGFSRDAKMHPTPSSQSKKPDSSPSHSSVPPHSHSPAFAEDDDEFSDFIQGPVEACFPTSSLPLPSSSSGVNRSPLEAGPGQRPSSSPLPFSHAPSLTTLTVPHHSSVISSSQSTFQGPSLEEKLFSSCDLTADKKAQVNFKPCQTMSELAPKAQVSVHFQSSTRARNWAHYPDDLSAAFTLEKTPEPPAASPAPTAADARPEQASSASGVGVYPQQEMQSLLPAWLYNDSLIPEMFKKVLEFTMTPAGIDTAKLYPILMSSGLPREALGQIWASANRTTPGKLTKEELYTVLALIGVAQSGLPVMSLDILSQFPTPPVPNLPAMAMTMPAVLTHQQPIMPPASPAVMPMASNSLAQPSNSFIANFPPVQGTKVDDDDFQDFQEAPKAGDDSFTDFQGETGGTFPPVTSSQSSIPAMLTPVSSSSTSSTSDKYAVFKHLSVEHPTEPTPPVSDHGDKYSVFRELEQPSDRKPVGEGFADFKSVGADDGFTDFKTANSTSPLDPPDQAKTFQPASFPLPFASSHSLSQSQTHPTSLAQPKNPLNMSDLDLFSSIVPPSTVDSKATCFSNSSSSSSTVPSLLLPSTGPKPDDFGDFALFGSSSSSSSASEAAASAQRGSGAGGAAVQDDFADFLSFGNPGKQPNESGKESDDFADFQSSKFQEKSLVDKMAAFKQAKEDSASVKSLDLPSIGGSSVGKDDSEDALSVQLDMKLSDVAGELKHGASDSSLDLPGLSSHQPPAAGFCSLSEVDELKFDPFGNPGLSSLTSYDWSDKDDPPSGQGTKAQVVPASGAPSSATLHKKETSFGSSENITHTTLEKVTTFPIEDTGFADFADFSSAQHPPREEEDDDFGDFASTVSEKSDAADAGLEAAHPEAPDDFGAFQADKPKFGKSDFLKASAQPKAKSSEEMIKNELATFDLSVQGSHKRSHSLGEKEICSTPAPEQQFRDRSNTLSEKPALPVIRDKYKDLTGEVEESERYAYEWQRCLESALQVIATANNTLNGISSSTVCTEVIQSAQGMEYLLGVVEVYRVARRVELGIKATAVCSEKLQELLKDISRVWNNLMGFMSLANLSPDESSLDFSSCILRHGIKNAKELACGVCLLNVDSRSKKKEENTFGRLFKKALTKDPGTKLTAFNSETDNFKLTYGGHQYHASCANFWINCVEPKPPGLILPDLL